CTTCGTGTCGTCCACGACGCCGAGCATCACGCCCCGGGTGACCACTCGGTGGACCCGCTCGCCCCGGGACCCTGAGAGGCCCGGACATGGCGCCTGGCCCGGGTGGCGGACGACCGCTGCTCAGGACACCGAGCGCAGGGCCTCGACGTGGAACGTCAGGTCCGCCGGCCGGTCCGGGTCGTCGATGGACCAGCGGGCGCGGTCGGGACCAGGCTCAGCGCCGCAGCGGTACACGGCGCTGCCGTATTCGACGTAGTAGGCGTGCCCGTCGGCGTGCTCGAGCTCGAGGACCATGCAGTCGTAGCGCCGGGCCAGACGGGCAAGCGCGTCGAATGTTCCCACGTCCACGACCCGACCGGCATTGGCCGCCGGGCTCGAGTACACCGTGATCAGGTCATGGCCGAGCGTTGCTCGGATGCGGGCCGGCTGGTCCAATCGCCGGCGGCGCAGGGTCCACCTCCACCCGACGAGGGTGGCCACGAGGGCGGCGAGCACCCCGCCGATCCCGACGCGGCGGGCCGTCGTGACGGCGATCGAACGACCGAGGATCGCCATGTGGGCCGGCGCCCGGGCCGGGAGCCCGACCGACCCGGCGAGCTCGGGGGTCAGCTGCGGGAAGACGGCGGGGGTGCCACCCGGGCTGGACGAAAGCAGGTTGAGCTCCTGGCCGCTCATCTGGAAGGTGAGCGGGGGGGCGAACGAGTCGCTGACCCGGGCCCCGGCGAGCGACCCGCCGACGTGCACCGCCGGCGTCACGACGATGTCCGTCGTCCCGAGCGACATCCCCGTCTCGGAGGTGAACGCCTTCTCGAGCGCGGCGATCTTCGAGAGGTTCACGGCGATGATCGCGCTCGCGGTCCGGCCGGAGAAGTGGACGGGGGCCACGGCGGCCAATTGCCCGCTCCACCCCCCCGGACCCTGGAGCGCTGCTCGCGCGCCGATGGTGCCGGCCACGGTGGTCCGAGCGCGCGTCGAGGCGCTCGGCGAGACCGCGTCGAACGCATAGTGCACTGCCACGTGCAGTGTCCCGACGAGGCGCAGGAACACGGGGTCCCCGGTGACCACCGACCCGGTCGGGTACGCGGTCCCGGGGGACGCCCTCGCGGTGTACGAGAACCTGATGTGCTGCTCGTAGGCCGCAACGCGCTCGGTCGGCCGGGAGGTCGGCTGCACCCACGCCACCACGGTCAGCAGGCCGAGAATCCCGGCCACGGCGAGCGGGACGACGACCGGCGCGCACCCCACCCGCGCCTCGCTGGGGGCGGCATGCTTCGGGCCGGACCCCGAGGCGGAGCGACCCGTCCTCACGGCCGCCACCCCAGCGCCGGAGCCGGCCGCCGCCGCGCCACCGGCCGCCGCCGCGCCACCAGCCACCGCCGCGCCACCGGCCGCCGCCGCGCCACCGGCCGCCGCCGCGCCACCGGCCACATCGGCGCCCGACCGGGCGCCGTGACCCCCCGTCCGTCGGCGCGATGCCCTGCCGCCGAGGACGCCGAAGGCGACCAGGAAGAACGCCAGGCCTGCGAGGCCGATCGGGGAACGGACCCACCCGAGGACGGTGCCGGCTTGGGGAATGCGAGCCCACAGCTGACCCTTGATGACCGACGCCGGGAGCCGCACCGGGTCGAGGAAGTGGTTGTGGTCACCCTTGAAGGTGAACAGGCCGCCGTGCTCCGCCACGATGCGGTGGAGCACGACGATGTGGAGGAGCGGACTGTGGTATCCGACGATGTCGCCGACATGGTAAGCCGCGTTCGGGACGATGATGGCGAGGTCCCCGGTGTGGAACCTCGGGAGCATGCTCACCCCGTGCGTGGTGACCAGCGTCACCTCGCCGGTGGCCAGCGCCACGATGAGCGCGATGCTGGTCACCGTGACCAGGGTGGCGCCGATGCGTCGAATCCGTCGGCCGCCCATGTCAGCTCCCGATGTGGGTGGTGCGGGCCGCGCACGGCCCGCACCACCCCCGGTCGGGTGCTCCCGTTAGTGGACCACGATGTCGGTCGCCGTGATGCCGGAGACCGCCTGGGTCAGGCCGCTGCAGATGTACGTCGTGGTGTTGGCACCGCTGTCGTAGGTACCCGCGCCACAGACCGACGTCGGCTGGTTGCCGGAACCGGTGGTGAAGCCGACGTCACCTTCCGAGCCGCTCGTGTCGCCGGTGGCAACGAAGGTGACCGAGTTGACGGTCGTGCCGTCCGTGCTCAGCCCGTAGCTGATGGAGGTCACGGTGGCCCCGGTGACGTTCTCGGACCCGTAGGCGACCGTGGTGTTCGAGTTGCTGAACGCCAGGCTGTTGGTGAATGCCGCTGCGCCGGCAAGGACCAGCGCTCCGACCCCGACCGCGGCAATGAGGGTCTTCCTGTTCCGTCGCATTGCTACTCCTCTCGTCCATGAGCCAGCCCCGTGGGGCCTGGTGCGACGGATGCCCGCCCCACCTCCTGGTGCACGTCCATGTGCACGACGTCAATCGGCAACATACGGAAAACTCTTGAGCGCGGGCCGGCCGGGAACGGCTGGCATCGGGTCACACGGTCAGGTCGACATGTCCCGTCCCGCGGGGCGGGGATTGCCCGCCACCTGGCCATATGTCGTCGCCGGGTCCGACCCGGGCCCCCGGGGCCGCCCGCACCGCCAGCGGGGCCGCCGGGTCCGCAGGTCGCCGCGCTCCCCCGGGCACGACGCCGCATCGTGCGAAGCGCCCCGCGGGTGGCTCCAGAGCCGAAGGCCTCCAGCTGGGCAGGACGATTTCCAGGGCCGACGACGCCGATCAACCGGTGACCGCCGACAGGCGCACCAGCAGCGCCTCGAGCAGCAACGTCTCGTTGGGATTGCGGACCAGCTCCGCCGAGCACCGTTCCACGGTGGCGACCGCGCCGACGAGCTCCCGGACGCGCTTCTCGGCCCGGGCCCGCTCCTCGGCCCGGGCCGGCACCGGCGCTGCCGATGCCAGCAGCCGGTCGCGGTAGGCACCCGCCAGCACCGCGAACCCGGCACGCAGCTCGTCCATCCGCCACCGCCGCTCCTCGCGATGGTGCCGGTCCTCGGTATCCTTGCGACGCGGAACGCCGCGCTCGCCGCGCCGCTCCGCTTCTGCGCCCAGCCCCTCGAGTTCGGCGCGGTTCCGGGCGCGCAGGGGCTCGACTGCCTCCTCGGCCGACGCCAGCAGCTCCGCCGCCAGCGACGCCGCCGCCGACCCGGTGCCGTCGAGACGCGACGGCACCGACCGCCACAGGGCCCGTCGGGCGGCGAATCCGGCGTCGTCGGCGAGCAGCCGGGCGCGGTCGACGCTGCCCCCGGCCGCCTCGGCCAGCTCGGCAGCGAGGTCGGCGGCCATGCCCTGCCCCCGGAGCCACTCCTGCATGGCGGCGGGGGGGACGGGGCGCAGCTCGATGCGCACGCACCTGCTGGCGATCGTGGCGAGCTCGGCGGGAACGGCCTCGGCGAGGAGCACGAAGACCGTCTGGCCGGCGGGCTCTTCGAGCGTCTTCAGCAGCACCGGCGCCGCCACGCGGGCCAGGTGGATGTCGGACACCGCGATCACCTGGCGGTGGCCTTCCAGCGGGCGCCGCTGGGCCAGGCGCACCACCCGGCGGGCGTCGTCGACGCTCACGAAGGCGCCACTGCGCTCCACCTCGACCAGGTCGGGGTGCACGCCGGTGAGCGCCCGGCGGCAGACCTCGCACACGCCGCACCCGCCGTGGGGGCACAGCAATGCCGCCGCGAAACCCCGTACCAGCGCGCGCTGCCCGAGCCCGGGTTGCCCCACGAGCAGGTACGCGTGCACGGGCCGCCGGCCCGCGGCGCGCAAGTGTGCCACGGCGTCGGCCTGGCCGACCACGTCGGCGAAGAGCGACGCCGCCGGCAGGGTGTCGGGGTCGAGGGTGCTACTCACGACGACGACGGCGGCGGCGGGGACCACGGGGCTGACGCCGGCTCCGGAGTCGGGCCCAGCCGCTCGACGACCACGGCCAGGAGGTGGCGGGCGACGGTGTCGACGTCCCCGGTCCCGTCCACCACCACCCATCCCTCGGGGTCCGCCGCCGCCAGCGCCAGGTAGCCGGCGTGGACGCGCTCGTGGAAGCCGTCGTCGAGGCGTTCCAGCCGGTCGGCGGCGGCCGCCTGGCGCCGGTGGCGCGCCTGGGCGACCGGCACGTCCAGCAGGACGGTCAGGTCGGGTGCGATCCCGCGCGCCGCCCATGCCACCAGGCGGCGAAGCTCGTCGAGGTCGAGCCCCCGGCCGTAGCCCTGGTAGGCGAGCGTCGACCCGGAGAAGCGCTCGGTCACCACCCAGCGCCCACCCTCGAGCGCGGGCGCCACCACCTCGTCCACGTGCTGCGCCCGGTCGGCGGCGACGAGGAGCGCCTCGGCGCGGGGCGACACCGGGGGCAGCTCGGCGTCGAGGAACAGGTACCGCAGGCCCTTCCCGAGTGCCGTCGACCCGGGCTCGGCGGTGGACAACGCCCCCAGTGCGCCGGCCAGGCGCGCCGCCTGCGTGGACTTGCCGCAGCCGTCCACCCCTTCGAGGGCGATCAGCCGGCCGCGCCCGCTCACCCGGCGTCTGGCGTCCCCGGCGACGCCGCCCCGGCGACGGCCGCGCCGGCGGCGCCCGCCGTCTTCCTGGCGGCGCCCGCCCTCTTCGTCGCGCCGGAGGCCTTCTTGGTGGACGTGGCCACCCTCTTCGTCGCCTTGGTCGCCTTGGTCGACTTCGTCGCCTTGGTCGACTTCGACGCCTTCTTGGTCGCCTTGGCGGCGCGCCCGGCCCGCTTGACCGGAGGACCCGCCGCCCGGCGGTCGGCGAGCAATTCCGCGGCCCGCTCGATGGTGATCGTCTCGGGCTCGTCGCCCTTGCGCAGCGACGCGTTGGTGGTGCCGTCGGTGACGTACGGTCCGAAGCGGCCCGACCGCACGACGACGGGTTGGCCCGTCTCGGGGTCGGCGCCGAGCTCTCGTAGCGGCGCCGCCGCCGCCCCGCGACCCCGGCGGGTCTTCGGCTGCGCGAAGAGGGCGAGGGCCTCGTCGAGGGTGACCGTGAGCAGCTGCTCCTCGGTGTCGAGGCTGCGGGTGTCGGTGCCCTTCTTCACGTAGGGCCCGAACCGGCCGTTCAGGGCCTGGATCTCCTCGCCCGACGCCGGGTCGGTGCCGACCGTCCGGGGCAGGCGCAACAGCTGGAGCGCCTCCTCGAGCGTCACGGCGTCCGGCGTCATCGTCCGGAACAGCGACGCCGTCCGGGGCCGGTCGCCCCCGTCGACCAGCGGTCCCAGCTGGATGTAGGGGCCGAAGCGGCCCGAGCGCACCAGCACGTCGAGCCCGCTGCCGGGGTCGGTGCCGAGCGACCGGTCGCCAGACGGCGCCGCCAGCAGCTCCTCGGCGCGCTCCACGGTGAGCTCGTCGGGGGGGAGGTCTTCGGGGATCGACGCCCTGTCCTCGCCGCGCTGCAGGTACGGCCCGTACCGGCCGACCCGCACCACCATCTGCTCCCCGTCGGCGTCGGCGCCGATGGGGATCGAGTTGACCTCGCGGGCGTCGATCTCCCCGAGGTGCGACGCCACCTCTTCCTTGAGCCCACGTCGGGCGTGGCCGTCGGCGGCCGCCACGCCGCCGGTGGGGGCAGCGTCGGCGGCGGCCGGGCCACCCGCGGCAGCCGGCGGCGCCCACGCCCCCGGCGCCCCGTGCCCGTGGCCGTTGCCTCCGAAGTAGAAGCGTGTGAGCCACGGCAGCGCCTCGCGCGCCCCCTGGGCGATCTCGTCGAGATCGTCCTCCATGGCGGCGGTGAAGCCGTAGTCGACCAGGTCACCGAAGTAGCGCTCCAGCAGGCCCACGACGGCGAACGCCGTGAACGACGGCACGAGGGCGGTGCCCTTCTTCCACACGTAGCCGCGGTCCTGGATGGTGCCGAGGATGCTGGCGTACGTCGACGGGCGCCCCACCCCGAGCTCCTCGAGCGCCTTCACGAGCGAGGCCTCGGTGTAGCGGGCGGGCGGCTGGGTGGCGTGCGAGCGCGGCTCGAGCTCGCGGGCCGACAGCGTGTCGCCCTCGGCCAGCGCCGGCAGTTGCACCTCGCGCTCGGCCAACTCGGCGTCGGGGTCGTCGGACCCCTCGACATAGGCGCGCAGGAAGCCCGGGAAGCCGATCACCGTCCCCGACGCCGCGAACTCCGCCTCGTCGGCGGGCGTCCCCCCTGCCGGTGTGCCCACCAACCGCACCTGCGCGCTCGTGCCGGTGGCGTCAGCCATCTGCGACGCCACCGTCCGCTTCCAGATCAGGTCGTAGAGTCGCAGCATGTCGCCGTTGAGGGCGCCGCCCGCCTCGTCGGGCGTCCGGAACACCTCGCCCGCCGGCCTGATGGCCTCGTGCGCCTCCT
This genomic interval from Acidimicrobiales bacterium contains the following:
- a CDS encoding signal peptidase I: MTSIALIVALATGEVTLVTTHGVSMLPRFHTGDLAIIVPNAAYHVGDIVGYHSPLLHIVVLHRIVAEHGGLFTFKGDHNHFLDPVRLPASVIKGQLWARIPQAGTVLGWVRSPIGLAGLAFFLVAFGVLGGRASRRRTGGHGARSGADVAGGAAAAGGAAAAGGAAVAGGAAAAGGAAAAGSGAGVAAVRTGRSASGSGPKHAAPSEARVGCAPVVVPLAVAGILGLLTVVAWVQPTSRPTERVAAYEQHIRFSYTARASPGTAYPTGSVVTGDPVFLRLVGTLHVAVHYAFDAVSPSASTRARTTVAGTIGARAALQGPGGWSGQLAAVAPVHFSGRTASAIIAVNLSKIAALEKAFTSETGMSLGTTDIVVTPAVHVGGSLAGARVSDSFAPPLTFQMSGQELNLLSSSPGGTPAVFPQLTPELAGSVGLPARAPAHMAILGRSIAVTTARRVGIGGVLAALVATLVGWRWTLRRRRLDQPARIRATLGHDLITVYSSPAANAGRVVDVGTFDALARLARRYDCMVLELEHADGHAYYVEYGSAVYRCGAEPGPDRARWSIDDPDRPADLTFHVEALRSVS
- the tmk gene encoding dTMP kinase, whose translation is MSGRGRLIALEGVDGCGKSTQAARLAGALGALSTAEPGSTALGKGLRYLFLDAELPPVSPRAEALLVAADRAQHVDEVVAPALEGGRWVVTERFSGSTLAYQGYGRGLDLDELRRLVAWAARGIAPDLTVLLDVPVAQARHRRQAAAADRLERLDDGFHERVHAGYLALAAADPEGWVVVDGTGDVDTVARHLLAVVVERLGPTPEPASAPWSPPPPSSS
- the topA gene encoding type I DNA topoisomerase is translated as MPPSARSQTASARSGRKPLVIVESPAKARTISVLLGPDFVVESSVGHIRDLPRRADEVPAAYKGESWARLGVDVDNGFKPLYVVASEKKSVVARLKALLKDASELYLATDEDREGESIAWHLSEVLSPQVPVKRMVFHEITAAAIQRAVEEWRELDRRLVDAQEARRILDRLYGYEVSPVLWKKVMPRLSAGRVQSVATRMIVERERARMRFRGATWWDIEGVFDARGQGFAATLVAVGGTTVATGRDFNETGERTRADTVLLAEADAVRLAQGLAGRPFTVRSVTDKPYRRSPAPPFMTSTLQQEAGRKLRFGAQRTMQVAQRLYEQGWITYMRTDSTTLSDEALAAARAQAAALYGPEYVPGSPRRYERKVKNAQEAHEAIRPAGEVFRTPDEAGGALNGDMLRLYDLIWKRTVASQMADATGTSAQVRLVGTPAGGTPADEAEFAASGTVIGFPGFLRAYVEGSDDPDAELAEREVQLPALAEGDTLSARELEPRSHATQPPARYTEASLVKALEELGVGRPSTYASILGTIQDRGYVWKKGTALVPSFTAFAVVGLLERYFGDLVDYGFTAAMEDDLDEIAQGAREALPWLTRFYFGGNGHGHGAPGAWAPPAAAGGPAAADAAPTGGVAAADGHARRGLKEEVASHLGEIDAREVNSIPIGADADGEQMVVRVGRYGPYLQRGEDRASIPEDLPPDELTVERAEELLAAPSGDRSLGTDPGSGLDVLVRSGRFGPYIQLGPLVDGGDRPRTASLFRTMTPDAVTLEEALQLLRLPRTVGTDPASGEEIQALNGRFGPYVKKGTDTRSLDTEEQLLTVTLDEALALFAQPKTRRGRGAAAAPLRELGADPETGQPVVVRSGRFGPYVTDGTTNASLRKGDEPETITIERAAELLADRRAAGPPVKRAGRAAKATKKASKSTKATKSTKATKATKRVATSTKKASGATKRAGAARKTAGAAGAAVAGAASPGTPDAG